A DNA window from Brassica napus cultivar Da-Ae chromosome C1, Da-Ae, whole genome shotgun sequence contains the following coding sequences:
- the LOC106447365 gene encoding cytochrome P450 90B1 isoform X3, with the protein MFEHTLLSLLLLPSLLSLLLFLILLKRRSRHRFNLPPGKSGWPFIGETIGYLKPYTATTLGDFMQQHISKYGKIYRSNLFGEPTIVSADAGLNRFILQNEGRLFECSYPRSIGGILGKWSMLVLVGDMHRDMRSISLNFLSHARLKTILLKDVERHTLFVLDSWQQQSVFSAQDEAKKFTFNLMAKHIMSMDPGEEETEQLKKEYVTFMKGVVSAPLNLPGTAYRKALQSRATILKFIERKMEERKSEIKEEDEAEDEAEISRSDHHYERKHRTDDDLLGWVLKHSNLSTEQILDLILSLLFAGHETSSVAIALAIYFLQACPKAVQELREEHLEIAMAKKELGESELNWDDYKKMDFTQCVINETLRLGNVVRFLHRKALKDVRYKGYDIPSGWKVLPVISAVHLDNSRYDEPNLFNPWRWQQKRSECKSNNPVKIKVREKRRGGVREDN; encoded by the exons ATGTTCGAGCATACTCTattgtctcttcttcttctcccatcGCTtctatctcttctcctcttcttgatcctcttgaagagaagaagtcgACACAGATTCAATCTCCCTCCGGGAAAATCCGGTTGGCCATTTATAGGAGAGACCATCGGTTATCTCAAACCGTACACCGCTACAACTCTCGGTGACTTCATGCAACAACATATCTCCAA gtATGGGAAGATATACAGATCGAATTTGTTTGGAGAACCAACGATTGTATCAGCTGATGCAGGGCTCAACAGATTCATATTACAAAACGAAGGAAGACTATTTGAATGTAGTTATCCTCGAAGTATCGGTGGGATTCTTGGGAAATGGTCGATGCTTGTTCTTGTTGGAGACATGCATAGAGATATGAGAAGTATATCGCTCAACTTTCTAAGTCACGCTCGTCTCAAAACGATTCTTCTTAAAGACGTTGAGAGGCACACTTTGTTCGTTCTTGATTCTTGGCAACAACAGTCTGTTTTCTCTGCTCAAGATGAAGCCAAAaag TTTACGTTTAATCTAATGGCGAAGCATATAATGAGTATGGATCCTGGAGAAGAAGAGACAGAGCAGTTAAAGAAGGAGTATGTGACTTTCATGAAAGGTGTTGTCTCTGCTCCTCTCAATCTCCCAGGAACTGCTTATCGTAAAGCTCTTCAG TCACGAGCGACAATACTGAAGTTTATTGAGAGGAAAATGGAAGAGAGAAAATCAGAGattaaagaagaagatgaagcagaGGATGAAGCAGAGATTAGTCGGAGTGACCATCATTATGAGAGAAAACATAGAACAGATGATGATCTTTTGGGATGGGTTTTAAAACATTCGAATCTATCAACGGAGCAGATTCTCGATCTTATTCTCAGTTTATTATTTGCTGGACATGAGACTTCCTCCGTCGCCATTGCTTTAGCTATCTACTTCTTGCAAGCTTGTCCTAAAGCCGTTCAAGAACTTAGG GAAGAGCATCTTGAGATCGCGATGGCCAAGAAGGAGCTTGGAGAGTCAGAATTGAATTGGGATGATTACAAGAAAATGGACTTTACTCAGTGT GTAATAAATGAAACTCTTCGACTAGGAAATGTAGTAAGGTTTCTGCATCGTAAAGCACTCAAAGACGTTCGGTATAAAG GATACGATATCCCGAGTGGGTGGAAAGTGTTACCAGTGATCTCAGCCGTACATTTGGATAATTCTCGTTACGACGAGCCTAATCTCTTTAATCCTTGGAGATGGCAACAG AAACGGAGCGAGTGTAAATCAAACAATCCTGTGAAAATTAAAGTAAGAGAGAAGAGACGTGGTGGTGTACGTGAAGACAATTAA
- the LOC106447365 gene encoding cytochrome P450 90B1 isoform X4: MFEHTLLSLLLLPSLLSLLLFLILLKRRSRHRFNLPPGKSGWPFIGETIGYLKPYTATTLGDFMQQHISKYGKIYRSNLFGEPTIVSADAGLNRFILQNEGRLFECSYPRSIGGILGKWSMLVLVGDMHRDMRSISLNFLSHARLKTILLKDVERHTLFVLDSWQQQSVFSAQDEAKKFTFNLMAKHIMSMDPGEEETEQLKKEYVTFMKGVVSAPLNLPGTAYRKALQSRATILKFIERKMEERKSEIKEEDEAEDEAEISRSDHHYERKHRTDDDLLGWVLKHSNLSTEQILDLILSLLFAGHETSSVAIALAIYFLQACPKAVQELREEHLEIAMAKKELGESELNWDDYKKMDFTQCVINETLRLGNVVRFLHRKALKDVRYKGYDIPSGWKVLPVISAVHLDNSRYDEPNLFNPWRWQQNRTC, from the exons ATGTTCGAGCATACTCTattgtctcttcttcttctcccatcGCTtctatctcttctcctcttcttgatcctcttgaagagaagaagtcgACACAGATTCAATCTCCCTCCGGGAAAATCCGGTTGGCCATTTATAGGAGAGACCATCGGTTATCTCAAACCGTACACCGCTACAACTCTCGGTGACTTCATGCAACAACATATCTCCAA gtATGGGAAGATATACAGATCGAATTTGTTTGGAGAACCAACGATTGTATCAGCTGATGCAGGGCTCAACAGATTCATATTACAAAACGAAGGAAGACTATTTGAATGTAGTTATCCTCGAAGTATCGGTGGGATTCTTGGGAAATGGTCGATGCTTGTTCTTGTTGGAGACATGCATAGAGATATGAGAAGTATATCGCTCAACTTTCTAAGTCACGCTCGTCTCAAAACGATTCTTCTTAAAGACGTTGAGAGGCACACTTTGTTCGTTCTTGATTCTTGGCAACAACAGTCTGTTTTCTCTGCTCAAGATGAAGCCAAAaag TTTACGTTTAATCTAATGGCGAAGCATATAATGAGTATGGATCCTGGAGAAGAAGAGACAGAGCAGTTAAAGAAGGAGTATGTGACTTTCATGAAAGGTGTTGTCTCTGCTCCTCTCAATCTCCCAGGAACTGCTTATCGTAAAGCTCTTCAG TCACGAGCGACAATACTGAAGTTTATTGAGAGGAAAATGGAAGAGAGAAAATCAGAGattaaagaagaagatgaagcagaGGATGAAGCAGAGATTAGTCGGAGTGACCATCATTATGAGAGAAAACATAGAACAGATGATGATCTTTTGGGATGGGTTTTAAAACATTCGAATCTATCAACGGAGCAGATTCTCGATCTTATTCTCAGTTTATTATTTGCTGGACATGAGACTTCCTCCGTCGCCATTGCTTTAGCTATCTACTTCTTGCAAGCTTGTCCTAAAGCCGTTCAAGAACTTAGG GAAGAGCATCTTGAGATCGCGATGGCCAAGAAGGAGCTTGGAGAGTCAGAATTGAATTGGGATGATTACAAGAAAATGGACTTTACTCAGTGT GTAATAAATGAAACTCTTCGACTAGGAAATGTAGTAAGGTTTCTGCATCGTAAAGCACTCAAAGACGTTCGGTATAAAG GATACGATATCCCGAGTGGGTGGAAAGTGTTACCAGTGATCTCAGCCGTACATTTGGATAATTCTCGTTACGACGAGCCTAATCTCTTTAATCCTTGGAGATGGCAACAG AATAGAACATGTTAG
- the LOC106447365 gene encoding cytochrome P450 90B1 isoform X1, with the protein MFEHTLLSLLLLPSLLSLLLFLILLKRRSRHRFNLPPGKSGWPFIGETIGYLKPYTATTLGDFMQQHISKYGKIYRSNLFGEPTIVSADAGLNRFILQNEGRLFECSYPRSIGGILGKWSMLVLVGDMHRDMRSISLNFLSHARLKTILLKDVERHTLFVLDSWQQQSVFSAQDEAKKFTFNLMAKHIMSMDPGEEETEQLKKEYVTFMKGVVSAPLNLPGTAYRKALQSRATILKFIERKMEERKSEIKEEDEAEDEAEISRSDHHYERKHRTDDDLLGWVLKHSNLSTEQILDLILSLLFAGHETSSVAIALAIYFLQACPKAVQELREEHLEIAMAKKELGESELNWDDYKKMDFTQCVINETLRLGNVVRFLHRKALKDVRYKGYDIPSGWKVLPVISAVHLDNSRYDEPNLFNPWRWQQQQNNGACGSSSSGSGSFSTWGNNFMPFGGGPRLCAGSELAKLEMAVFIHHLVLNFNWELAEDDQPFTFPFVDFPNGLPIRVSRIL; encoded by the exons ATGTTCGAGCATACTCTattgtctcttcttcttctcccatcGCTtctatctcttctcctcttcttgatcctcttgaagagaagaagtcgACACAGATTCAATCTCCCTCCGGGAAAATCCGGTTGGCCATTTATAGGAGAGACCATCGGTTATCTCAAACCGTACACCGCTACAACTCTCGGTGACTTCATGCAACAACATATCTCCAA gtATGGGAAGATATACAGATCGAATTTGTTTGGAGAACCAACGATTGTATCAGCTGATGCAGGGCTCAACAGATTCATATTACAAAACGAAGGAAGACTATTTGAATGTAGTTATCCTCGAAGTATCGGTGGGATTCTTGGGAAATGGTCGATGCTTGTTCTTGTTGGAGACATGCATAGAGATATGAGAAGTATATCGCTCAACTTTCTAAGTCACGCTCGTCTCAAAACGATTCTTCTTAAAGACGTTGAGAGGCACACTTTGTTCGTTCTTGATTCTTGGCAACAACAGTCTGTTTTCTCTGCTCAAGATGAAGCCAAAaag TTTACGTTTAATCTAATGGCGAAGCATATAATGAGTATGGATCCTGGAGAAGAAGAGACAGAGCAGTTAAAGAAGGAGTATGTGACTTTCATGAAAGGTGTTGTCTCTGCTCCTCTCAATCTCCCAGGAACTGCTTATCGTAAAGCTCTTCAG TCACGAGCGACAATACTGAAGTTTATTGAGAGGAAAATGGAAGAGAGAAAATCAGAGattaaagaagaagatgaagcagaGGATGAAGCAGAGATTAGTCGGAGTGACCATCATTATGAGAGAAAACATAGAACAGATGATGATCTTTTGGGATGGGTTTTAAAACATTCGAATCTATCAACGGAGCAGATTCTCGATCTTATTCTCAGTTTATTATTTGCTGGACATGAGACTTCCTCCGTCGCCATTGCTTTAGCTATCTACTTCTTGCAAGCTTGTCCTAAAGCCGTTCAAGAACTTAGG GAAGAGCATCTTGAGATCGCGATGGCCAAGAAGGAGCTTGGAGAGTCAGAATTGAATTGGGATGATTACAAGAAAATGGACTTTACTCAGTGT GTAATAAATGAAACTCTTCGACTAGGAAATGTAGTAAGGTTTCTGCATCGTAAAGCACTCAAAGACGTTCGGTATAAAG GATACGATATCCCGAGTGGGTGGAAAGTGTTACCAGTGATCTCAGCCGTACATTTGGATAATTCTCGTTACGACGAGCCTAATCTCTTTAATCCTTGGAGATGGCAACAG CAGCAAAACAACGGAGCGTGCGGGTCGTCTTCGTCAGGATCTGGTAGTTTTTCAACGTGGGGGAACAACTTCATGCCGTTTGGAGGAGGGCCAAGGCTGTGTGCTGGTTCGGAGTTAGCGAAGCTAGAAATGGCAGTGTTTATTCATCATCTTGTTCTTAATTTTAATTGGGAATTAGCAGAAGATGATCAACCATTTACTTTTCCTTTCGTTGATTTTCCTAACGGTTTGCCTATTAGGGTTTCTcgtattttgtaa
- the LOC106447365 gene encoding cytochrome P450 90B1 isoform X2 has translation MFEHTLLSLLLLPSLLSLLLFLILLKRRSRHRFNLPPGKSGWPFIGETIGYLKPYTATTLGDFMQQHISKYGKIYRSNLFGEPTIVSADAGLNRFILQNEGRLFECSYPRSIGGILGKWSMLVLVGDMHRDMRSISLNFLSHARLKTILLKDVERHTLFVLDSWQQQSVFSAQDEAKKFTFNLMAKHIMSMDPGEEETEQLKKEYVTFMKGVVSAPLNLPGTAYRKALQSRATILKFIERKMEERKSEIKEEDEAEDEAEISRSDHHYERKHRTDDDLLGWVLKHSNLSTEQILDLILSLLFAGHETSSVAIALAIYFLQACPKAVQELREEHLEIAMAKKELGESELNWDDYKKMDFTQCVINETLRLGNVVRFLHRKALKDVRYKGYDIPSGWKVLPVISAVHLDNSRYDEPNLFNPWRWQQQNNGACGSSSSGSGSFSTWGNNFMPFGGGPRLCAGSELAKLEMAVFIHHLVLNFNWELAEDDQPFTFPFVDFPNGLPIRVSRIL, from the exons ATGTTCGAGCATACTCTattgtctcttcttcttctcccatcGCTtctatctcttctcctcttcttgatcctcttgaagagaagaagtcgACACAGATTCAATCTCCCTCCGGGAAAATCCGGTTGGCCATTTATAGGAGAGACCATCGGTTATCTCAAACCGTACACCGCTACAACTCTCGGTGACTTCATGCAACAACATATCTCCAA gtATGGGAAGATATACAGATCGAATTTGTTTGGAGAACCAACGATTGTATCAGCTGATGCAGGGCTCAACAGATTCATATTACAAAACGAAGGAAGACTATTTGAATGTAGTTATCCTCGAAGTATCGGTGGGATTCTTGGGAAATGGTCGATGCTTGTTCTTGTTGGAGACATGCATAGAGATATGAGAAGTATATCGCTCAACTTTCTAAGTCACGCTCGTCTCAAAACGATTCTTCTTAAAGACGTTGAGAGGCACACTTTGTTCGTTCTTGATTCTTGGCAACAACAGTCTGTTTTCTCTGCTCAAGATGAAGCCAAAaag TTTACGTTTAATCTAATGGCGAAGCATATAATGAGTATGGATCCTGGAGAAGAAGAGACAGAGCAGTTAAAGAAGGAGTATGTGACTTTCATGAAAGGTGTTGTCTCTGCTCCTCTCAATCTCCCAGGAACTGCTTATCGTAAAGCTCTTCAG TCACGAGCGACAATACTGAAGTTTATTGAGAGGAAAATGGAAGAGAGAAAATCAGAGattaaagaagaagatgaagcagaGGATGAAGCAGAGATTAGTCGGAGTGACCATCATTATGAGAGAAAACATAGAACAGATGATGATCTTTTGGGATGGGTTTTAAAACATTCGAATCTATCAACGGAGCAGATTCTCGATCTTATTCTCAGTTTATTATTTGCTGGACATGAGACTTCCTCCGTCGCCATTGCTTTAGCTATCTACTTCTTGCAAGCTTGTCCTAAAGCCGTTCAAGAACTTAGG GAAGAGCATCTTGAGATCGCGATGGCCAAGAAGGAGCTTGGAGAGTCAGAATTGAATTGGGATGATTACAAGAAAATGGACTTTACTCAGTGT GTAATAAATGAAACTCTTCGACTAGGAAATGTAGTAAGGTTTCTGCATCGTAAAGCACTCAAAGACGTTCGGTATAAAG GATACGATATCCCGAGTGGGTGGAAAGTGTTACCAGTGATCTCAGCCGTACATTTGGATAATTCTCGTTACGACGAGCCTAATCTCTTTAATCCTTGGAGATGGCAACAG CAAAACAACGGAGCGTGCGGGTCGTCTTCGTCAGGATCTGGTAGTTTTTCAACGTGGGGGAACAACTTCATGCCGTTTGGAGGAGGGCCAAGGCTGTGTGCTGGTTCGGAGTTAGCGAAGCTAGAAATGGCAGTGTTTATTCATCATCTTGTTCTTAATTTTAATTGGGAATTAGCAGAAGATGATCAACCATTTACTTTTCCTTTCGTTGATTTTCCTAACGGTTTGCCTATTAGGGTTTCTcgtattttgtaa
- the LOC125580798 gene encoding uncharacterized protein LOC125580798 isoform X1 — protein MSRKGKGVASENVLGNLPLPEWNPSFSPGERSGTSEVPLPSDFFADLPPSFTTHKSLDKESRRKVVAEGSSLINEVYPLNFDLNYILYFLFFVSLTDLKFAQGMRAFNAALDGSIRESRISHFKAEEAERELFRFWKEVEEQSRRQAELHSRAHVRAERRGKRAIVAEMKQRAALFATKFESFKDAQEFMGDFRECRGSVATLYKSQNEDFSFPSEVAEMSGLMNGCAHAESLVPPIEGRVRQLWDSIEVLEYTAEAGTSVGDEGAGVADGEVDQPASSFGISMSGFLDFEL, from the coding sequence ATGTCTCGGAAAGGCAAGGGAGTTGCCTCCGAGAACGTCTTGGGAAACCTTCCGCTGCCAGAATGGAACCCTAGTTTCTCCCCAGGGGAAAGGAGTGGAACCAGCGAGGTTCCCCTTCCCAGCGACTTTTTTGCCGACCTCCCTCCCAGTTTTACTACTCATAAGTCGCTGGACAAAGAGTCGAGGAGGAAAGTAGTCGCCGAAGGCTCCAGCTTAATCAACgaggtttatcctttgaactttgatctaaattatattttatattttttattttttgtttccctTACCGATCTAAAGTTCGCGCAGGGGATGAGGGCGTTCAATGCGGCGCTCGACGGAAGTATCCGGGAGTCGCGTATCTCTCACTTCAAAGCCGAGGAGGCTGAAAGAGAACTCTTTCGGTTTTGGAAGGAGGTCGAAGAACAGAGCCGGAGACAGGCTGAGCTCCATTCTCGGGCCCATGTCCGTgcggagaggagaggaaagagagcgaTTGTCGCCGAAATGAAGCAGAGGGCTGCTTTGTTTGCCACCAAATTCGAGAGCTTTAAGGATGCTCAAGAATTCATGGGCgattttcgcgagtgccgtggcTCGGTTGCTACCCTCTACAAGTCTCAGAACGAGGACTTCTCTTTTCCTTCCGAGGTCGCTGAGATGTCGGGTCTTATGAACGGGTGTGCCCATGCCGAATCCTTGGTTCCTCCGATCGAAGGGAGGGTCCGACAGCTTTGGGATTCCATCGAGGTCTTGGAGTACACGGCGGAAGCGGGAACCAGTGTTGGTGATGAAGGTGCCGGAGTCGCGGACGGAGAGGTGGATCAGCCCGCGAGCTCGTTCGGGATCTCCATGTCCGGGTTCCTCGACTTCGAGCTTTGA
- the LOC125580798 gene encoding uncharacterized protein At3g60930, chloroplastic-like isoform X2, which yields MSSRKGSSKRNSSSHSSSGDSSANEVITPKEEFEVEEEAKDAYYKALCGSPPPSQDIPIPKRPVRSPNAPLTPSMVSPDYLMTLRDFYQIPSGVVFRIPSGNESAKNPPEGFFTCYEAFLVYCRMWFPIPGTIVRALRHFGLSISQLSVPALQHWLGVLISSYELGMDLNPGDFEGFWFTRGTGIDGSYRMAPKKGMAIIQGHTSHPKAWFERFFFVRIDGESVEERYLHLFRREWNFTRVNRILPPTPADLFAKRDLLRSRPFFWNSFTVERIRSAVEIHRS from the exons ATGTCTTCAAGAAAAGGATCTTCAAAGAGGAATTCTTCCTCACACTCATCTTCGGGTGACTCTTCTGCCAATGAGGTGATCACCCCGAAAGAAGAGTTTGAAGTTGAGGAAGAAGCAAAGGATGCGTACTACAAAGCTCTTTGCGGCTCGCCTCCGCCTTCGCAAGACATTCCGATTCCTAAGAGGCCCGTGAGGTCGCCAAACGCACCCCTTAcgccgagcatggtctctcccgacTACCTCATGACTCTCAGGGACTTTTACCAGATCCCAAGTGGAGTCGTATTTCGGATCCCGAGTGGCAACGAAAGTGCGAAGAACCCTCCGGAAGGTTTCTTTACTTGCTACGAGGCCTTCCTGGTGTATTGCCGTATGTGGTTTCCGATCCCCGGTACCATCGTCCGCGCGCTTCGCCACTTTGGGCTTTCGATCAGCCAGCTAAGCGTTCCGGCCTTGCAGCATTGGCTCGGCGTGTTGATCTCGAGTTACGAGCTAGGAATGGATCTTAACCCTGGCGACTTCGAGGGATTTTGGTTTACGAGAGGAACGGGGATCGATGGCTCATACCGCATGGCACCAAAGAAGGGTATGGCTATAATTCAGGGGCACACTTCACATCCTAAGGCATGGTTCGAGCGCTTTTTCTTTGTCCGGATAGATGGGGAGTCTGTCGAGGAGAGATACCTCCACTTATTCCGTCGGGAGTGGAACTTCACCCGTG TGAACAGGATCCTTCCGCCGACTCCTGCCGATCTTTTTGCCAAGCGAGATCTTCTCCGCAGCAGGCCGTTCTTCTGGAATTCCTTCACCGTCGAACGGATTCGGAGCGCGGTGGAGATCCATCGATCTTGA
- the LOC125579876 gene encoding uncharacterized protein LOC125579876: MSEVQVTMPIIDAFMLVPQYIKLLKDVVAAKKKEMEGPMVFERCLCDLGASVSLMPLSIAKKLEFTQYKKCRLSLVLADRSVKIPVGIPEDLPVMVGNFEIPTDYVVLKMGEEARDPLILGRPFLTTAGAIVNVREGKIDLHLGKWNILQFDINEVMKRPTI, from the exons atgagtgaagttcaggtcacaatgcccatcattgatgctttTATGTTGGTCCCTCAGTACATCAAATTGTTGAAAGATGTTgtggctgcaaagaagaaagagatggaag GACCCATGGTGTTTGAGCGGTGTTTATGCGATCttggagctagtgtcagcttgatgcctttgtctattgcaaagaagcttgaaTTTACTcaatacaagaagtgtagactctctttgGTGTTGGCTGATAGATCAGTGAAGATTCCTGTTGGTATCCCAGAAGACCTTCCCGTAATGGTTGGTAACTTTGAGATCCCTACTGATTATGTTGTGTTGAAGATGGGTGAGGAAGCCAGAGACCCTTTGATCCTTGGAAGACCATTCTTAAccacagcaggagctattgtgaATGTTAGAGAAGGAAAAattgatcttcatcttggaAAATGGAACATCCTCCAATTTGACATCAATGAAGTGATGAAGAGGCCAACCATCTAG